In Mycolicibacterium alvei, a single window of DNA contains:
- a CDS encoding phosphate-starvation-inducible PsiE family protein — protein sequence MAQSKETEAEQERERFADRVLRIAEDAIYWSIAILLFAGSVVLIAAQVNLMLQLRSAPAAQIMLELLDGLLLVFIFVELLYAVRTSLRSRELVAEPFLIVGILACIKEIVVVSVDAAKLLDKGPEFARAIVQVGVLGGLVLVLAIAIFVLRLQRRGADHMRDKPDDDS from the coding sequence GTGGCGCAGTCGAAAGAAACCGAAGCCGAGCAGGAACGCGAGCGCTTCGCCGACCGCGTCCTGAGGATCGCCGAGGACGCGATCTACTGGTCGATCGCCATCCTGCTATTTGCGGGCTCGGTCGTGCTGATCGCCGCCCAGGTCAACCTCATGCTGCAGTTGAGGAGCGCACCCGCCGCGCAGATCATGCTGGAACTACTCGACGGCCTGCTGCTCGTCTTCATCTTCGTGGAACTGCTGTATGCGGTGCGGACCTCACTGCGATCGCGCGAACTCGTCGCCGAACCGTTCCTGATCGTCGGCATCCTGGCCTGCATCAAGGAGATCGTGGTGGTGTCGGTAGACGCGGCCAAACTGCTCGACAAAGGGCCGGAGTTCGCCCGCGCCATCGTTCAGGTCGGCGTGCTCGGCGGCCTGGTACTCGTCCTGGCGATCGCCATCTTCGTGCTGCGGCTGCAGCGCCGCGGCGCCGACCACATGCGCGACAAGCCGGACGATGACTCCTAG